A stretch of the Theropithecus gelada isolate Dixy chromosome 7a, Tgel_1.0, whole genome shotgun sequence genome encodes the following:
- the PLCB2 gene encoding 1-phosphatidylinositol 4,5-bisphosphate phosphodiesterase beta-2 isoform X4: protein MSLLNPVLLPPRVKAYLSQGERFIKWDDETTIASPVILRVDPKGYYLYWTYQSKEMEFLDITSIRDTRFGKFAKMPKSQKLRDVFNMDFPDNSFLLKTLTVVSGPDMVDLTFHNFVSYKENVGKVWAEDILALVKHPLTANASRSTFLDKILVKLKMQLNSEGKIPVKNFFQMFPADRKRVEAALSACHLPKGKPGGAR, encoded by the exons ATGTCTCTGCTCAACCCTGTGCTGCTGCCCCCCAGGGTGAAGGCCTATCTGAGCCAAGGGGAGCGCTTCATCAAATGGGATGAT GAAACTACAATTGCCTCTCCAGTTATCCTCCGTGTGGATCCTAAGGGCTACTACTTATACTGGACATATCAAAGCAAG GAGATGGAGTTTCTGGATATCACCAGCATCCGGGACACTCGCTTTGGGAAGTTTGCCAAGATGCCCAAG AGCCAGAAGCTCCGGGACGTCTTCAACATGGACTTTCCTGACAACAGCTTCCTGCTGAAGACGCTCACCGTGGTGTCTGGCCCGGACATGGTGGACCTCACCTTCCACAACTTCGTCTCCTACAAGGAGAACGTGGGCAAG GTCTGGGCTGAGGACATACTGGCCCTAGTCAAGCATCCGCTGACGGCCAACGCCTCCCGCAGCACCTTCCTGGACAAGAT CCTCGTGAAGCTCAAGATGCAGCTCAACTCTGAAGGGAAGATTCCAGTGAAGAA CTTTTTCCAGATGTTTCCTGCTGACCGCAAGCGGGTGGAAGCTGCTCTCAGTGCCTGCCACCTCCCTAAAGGCAAG CCTGGAGGAGCGAGATAA